A single region of the Triticum dicoccoides isolate Atlit2015 ecotype Zavitan chromosome 2B, WEW_v2.0, whole genome shotgun sequence genome encodes:
- the LOC119366235 gene encoding flavanone 3-dioxygenase 3-like, which produces MSDDSRTVPQEQLPSDDLHPPPMPVINVGHLNLDPATRACVVEDITKACRDLGYFQIINHGISQSVMDGAVEAASDFFKLPSETKEEFASDDLRRPVRYDTSSKDGISMSRAYLKHYAHPLGEWMQYWPENPPIYRQKTFYASSYNPELQECMGNFAIEVRRVTLQLMEAILEGLGLGKDYQHEKFEQGLQLMSVNCYPKESEGDTAIGLAPHSDYGFLTILFTSCRGLEVVDRNSNSWKVVQPLPHALHVHVGDHMEVLSNGKIKTVVHRAVLNPEEARISMASINGFAMHEKVSCARELVNEQNPEKYNASSFNDFLDYLTSNLENKHRNFLESLRMQGA; this is translated from the exons ATGTCTGATGACTCAAGGACTGTCCCTCAGGAGCAGCTCCCGTCTGACGACCTCCACCCGCCGCCAATGCCGGTGATCAACGTGGGTCACCTCAACCTTGACCCAGCAACACGAGCTTGCGTGGTTGAAGATATTACCAAAGCATGCCGTGATCTAGGATACTTCCAG ATTATAAACCATGGGATCAGTCAATCTGTCATGGATGGAGCTGTTGAAGCAGCTTCAGATTTCTTCAAACTGCCAAGTGAGACAAAGGAAGAGTTTGCATCAGACGACCTCCGACGGCCTGTTAGATATGACACCAGCTCAAAGGACGGCATTAGTATGTCACGGGCATACCTAAAGCATTATGCCCATCCCCTGGGTGAATGGATGCAATATTGGCCAGAAAACCCCCCAATCTACAGGCAAAAAACTTTCTATGCATCTTCTTACAATCCTGAACTGCA GGAGTGTATGGGAAATTTTGCTATTGAAGTAAGGAGGGTGACCTTGCAACTAATGGAAGCCATACTAGAAGGCCTAGGATTGGGTAAGGATTACCAGCATGAGAAATTTGAGCAAGGACTGCAGCTAATGTCAGTGAATTGCTACCCAAAAGAATCAGAAGGTGATACAGCGATAGGGCTGGCGCCGCATTCCGATTATGGATTCCTTACCATCTTGTTCACAAGTTGTCGAGGCCTGGAGGTCGTCGACCGCAACAGCAACAGCTGGAAAGTGGTCCAGCCACTCCCACATGCATTGCATGTCCACGTAGGAGACCACATGGAAGTCCTGAGCAACGGCAAAATCAAGACTGTTGTGCACCGAGCTGTTCTGAATCCTGAAGAGGCAAGGATCTCCATGGCCAGCATTAATGGTTTCGCCATGCATGAGAAGGTCTCCTGTGCCAGAGAGCTCGTGAATGAGCAGAATCCTGAAAAGTACAACGCGAGCAGTTTTAATGACTTCCTCGACTATCTCACAAGCAATCTGGAGAACAAGCACCGGAACTTTCTTGAGAGCCTTAGGATGCAAGGGGCGTAG